The nucleotide sequence TTCCCGTCTCCTGCCCCAGTAACAAATCGTAATAATCGCTTACCTGCTGAATACCCAAGTATTTGTTTATAGCACCGGCACCAGCGTTATACGAAGCCGCAGTCAAGGTCCAACTGCCGTACTTGTTGTAATGTCTTTTTAAGTAGGCACAAGCCACTTCTGTAGCTTTTTCGAGGTTATAACGTTCGTCTACGTTACTGTTCACCTCTAGGCCGTATTCCCTTCCTGTAGCCTTCATAATCTGCCAAAAACCGGCCGCACCGGCATGTGACACCACATTTTGCAATCCGCTTTCGGCAACCGCCAAATATTTAAAATCGTCGGGGATTCCGTTTTTTGCCAAAATAGGCTCGATTATCGGAAAATATTTGTTCGCCCTTTTGATCAACAGTACGGCATTCGACTGCCAATAGGTGTTTACCAAAAACTCACGGTCGACACGCTCCATGATCTCAGGGTCTTCCTGAGGCACCATTTCACCTGCAAAGTTCAAGTCTTCAGGAATATCTATGGCCGAAATTCGATACGATTCCGCAACGTTCTTATCGTTTACTTCAATCTCGTTTTCGCTTACATCGGCATCTCCCTTACTCGGTTCTACATTATTTTGTACGGCAAATATCAAAGTACTCACGACAAAAAAGACGCCCAAGAGCATCAATACATTCTTTAAAATCTTCATTTTTTGGTATTGTTCGGTTTATTCAAAGTTAGTAAACTCTTTTTGAATTTTTCTACCTCGGCCCCTTACTTATTGAGGTTTAACTTTTACTTTGCCATAATCCCACTAAAAGGCAGAGATCACAACAAGGCTTACGATTAAATTCACATGGGGGGTCTTCAGATAGAGATGAATCTAATACTACAACTCGTTTATTCCAAAATAATTGTGGGCAGATGCTCATTAAACCACCGAGCCCTGTGAATGATCATCGTATGCGTGCCACTTTTTACGGTAATACAATGCTTTATTTTTTCAATAGGAAAAACAGCATCTTTATCACCATGAATATGAACGAGGTTAGGTATGGGCTCGACCGGTTTCCAATTGACGATTTGATCAATAGACCAGTCGATATAATATTTGTCACGAATGGAAAGGTATTCTTCATAGAGCGCCAACCGCTTGGTTACCGTCTCCCCGAAAGCGTACTTCGCCAGAAGCTCAATATTGTTGACAAGTCCTGTGGGCAAAAGTTTATGCACCTTTGTATACTTAGCGAATATCATGCGCTTCGGCAGCTCTGAGGCCTCTTTTACACTTGATACCAACACAACCTTCCTAAAGGATTTGAACCGTGCCATTTCTTGTGCGAGCATCCCCCCAAAAGATACACCGACCAAAACCGCATTATCATGAAGCACATATTCGTTCATTTTTTTGGCATAGTCGGAAAGTGACATATCCCGTTCGGGTACGAACCATTCAAGCAGATGTTGCTCAAAGATATCTTCAGGTAAGCGGATATGCTTAAAAATGGAAGGGTTAGCCGCCATTCCCGGCATAAAATAGACATGAACCTTAGTACTGCGCATTTTGAATAAGCATAGGAATTGTTAGGAAATTAACATTTTTTTCACTACTTTTGCTGTCGACTTTGGGGTTAATCCATAGTTTATACAAATCTGAGCAAAAGTATACAAAATTGCGATTTGAGAACACCGTAATTTTCTTACCTCTTGCCGTCATCTAAAATCAAACTATATGAATGAAGTAGAAATTATTGACAACAGTTTCTTGCGCCAATTCGAAACCAAGGTTGAAGGTCATTTAGCCAAGATCGAATATTCTTCGCAAGAACGCAAAGTATTTCTAACAAAATTAGTAGTGCCTGAAGAAATCACTAAAGAAGGTTTCAAAGAAGATTTTATCAAATCCGTTCTTCACCACATTCAAGAGCAAAATCAGAGAGTGGTTCCTACAAGTCCTCAAATTGCCGGTTTCTTACGTAAAAACAGACAATATAAAGAGATGTTACCTGTAGGTATTAGAATCTAATCGAATTTCAGAGTTTTTTTGAAGATGAATCCCGCACGAAGCGGGATTTTTTTTGCCCTTATACTTCCGCTGTACTTTTAGCGAACTCAAAACGCACCAGGCCATCGGTATCTATATCGGTCAAGACTACCTCGTGAAGGGTATTTACCAATTCTGGGTTCCACGGCGATTTTACCTTGACGTAGTTGGCCGTAAAACCATGAATGTATCCTTCTTTGTTCTCTCCTTCGAACAATACCTGATGCGTGCGCCCCAACTGACTTTCATAAAAAGCCCTTCGTTTCTTAACCGAAAGTCCACGTAACATCTTACTACGCTTGTTCCTTACCTGTTTCGGTACAACGCCGGCCATATCGGCCGCAGCCGTATTATCGCGTTCGGAATAGGTAAAAACGTGCAAATACGATATATCCAGCTCGTTCAGAAAATGGTAAGTTTCAAGAAAGTGTTCGTCGGTTTCCCCCGGAAACCCGACAATAACATCGACACCGATACACGCATGCGGCATAACCTCCTTGATCTTTCTGACCCTATCTACATATAGGTCGCTCATATACCTGCGGCGCATCAGCTTTAAAATAGCATCGCTCCCACTTTGTAAGGGAATATGAAAATGAGGCACGAAGGAGTCGCTCTGCGATACAAAGTCTATAGTTTCATTCTTTAGCAGGTTCGGCTCAATAGAGGATATTCGCAAACGATGTATGCCCTCTACCCTATCCAAGGCCTTTACCAAGTCTAAAAACGTATGCTCATGCTTCTTGTTACCAAACTCCCCTTTACCGTAGTCTCCGATATTCACGCCGGTCAGTACAATTTCCTTAATGCCTTTTGCCGATATTTCAGCCGCATTGTCCAAGACGTTCTGCAAGGTATCGCTTCTAGAGATGCCCCTAGCCAAGGGAATCGTGCAATAGGTACACTTATAGTCACATCCGTCCTGTACCTTTAAAAAAGCACGTGTACGGTCTCCGATAGCATAGCTACCCACATAAAAATCGGCTTCGTGGATCTCACAGGAGTGCACTTCGCCAAAATCGTTTTTGGTAAGGTCGTTGATATAGTCGGTAATCTTAAATTTTTCGGTAGCCCCCAACACCAAGTCCACACCATCTACAGCGGCCAATTCTTCCGGTTTCAACTGCGCATAGCAGCCGATAGCCGCCACAAAGGCATCAGGGTTTACTTTCTGGGCCTGTTTTACAATGGTCTTGAACCTTTTGTCCGCGTTTTCAGTCACCGAACACGTATTAATCACATACATATCGGCCGATTCGGCAAAATCTACACGTTCGAAACCCTCATCCTGAAATCCTCTGGCAATGGTTGAAGTTTCGGAAAAATTGAGTTTACAGCCCAATGTATAAAAAGCAACTTTCTTTTTCATACCCTTTTCCCTTTCTGCATTCGTATTCAATTGACGCTTTTTTTAAGGTCACAAATATACAAACTTGAAGCGACCCTGTAACATTCGCTAAAGAGGTCGCTTCCTTCCCCTTTTAAAAGACACTTATCTTGAAGATTCAAATTAATAGTTACGCCATTTTTTAGTCAACTCAAAGACGTGCTCCAAAATACGGGCCTCCTTATCATCGAACTCCACATTTCTTCTCGCCATCATCACTTTGGCCGCATCGAAAGCTTTGGTCGTACTATAGGTAGAAAAGCCCGAAGCCCCGCCCCAACTGAAACTTGGCACAAAATTACGAGGAAATCCTGGTACGTAAATATTACAGTTCACCCCGATTACCGTACCGGTATTGAACATTGTGTTTATGGCCGTTTTACTATGATCCCCCATCATCAGGCCGCAAAATTGCAATCCGGTCTGTTCAAAACTTTCAGAGGCGTAATTCCATAAACGGACCTTAGCGTAATTGTTCTTAAGGTTCGAGTTGTTCGAATCGGCTCCAATATTACACCACTCCCCCAATACCGCATTACCCAAATAACCCTCATGGCCCTTACTTGAGTAGCCAAAAATTACCGAGTTGCTGATTTCGCCGCACACCTTTCCGTACGGGCCTATTGTTGTTGCACCATAAATCTTGGCCCCCATTTTCACCACGGCATTATTGCACAGTGCAAAAGCACCCCGAATCAAATTACCTTCCCACACCTGTGAATCTTTACCCAAATAAATGGGGCCGTCCGTGGCATTTAAAATACTGTGCTCTACCTGTGCCCCTTCCTCCATAAAGATACGCTCTGGGTGAATCAGGGTATTGCTCTTCGGTATAGGTGCACTTTTTCTTCCTGCGGTAATCAAATCAAAATCGGCCTGCAGGGCTTCCCCGTTTTTCGAGAAGATATCCCAGGTATTTACCACCTGTATGACATCATCTTCAAAATCGATATGCCGGTACGACGCAAAATCTACCTCTTCCTGTGTTTCCTTGGTAAAAAAAGCTATGACTTCCTCCCCTTTAAAAATAGCCTCGTTCTCCTTTAGGTCTTGAATCAGGCCGACCAACTTTTCATTGGGAAGAAAAGAGGCATTGATCAATACGTTCTCTTCCATCTCGACCATCGGATACTTTTCCGATAGATACTCTTCGGTAATCGTGGTAGTGGTATTGCCAAGATACTTTTCCCATTTTTCACGTATGGTCAATATTCCTATCCGTATATCGGCAACCGGCCTTGTAAAAGTAAACGGCAGCAGGTTTTCCCTTACCCTACCATCAAAAAGTATATAGTTCATTGCTGGTTATTTTTCTGCAAAAATAGACATTCTGTTTCTCTCGTCAGATAGACCACAATTGTAATTGGTCTATGCTATAAACAAAAAAAGCCTCCGACAATTGTGGAGGCTCTTCTAAAAATATCGTGTACAAGAAATTACTTTTCTTCTTTATCAGCTTTTTCTTCTTTGGCTGCAGCAGGTTTCTTCTTGAACTTCTCGTATTTACTTTTGAACTTATCAATACGTCCGGCAGTATCCAAGAATTTAGCCTTACCAGTATAGAAAGGGTGAGATGTTCTAGAGATTTCCAATTTTACCAAAGGGTATTCAACACCGTCAACTTCTAATGTTTCTTTGGTGTTTGCGGTAGATTTAGTCAAAAAAACCTCGTCATTTGACATGTCTTTAAAAGCGACTAATCTATAATTTTCTGGGTGTATTCCTTTTTTCATTCTAATTAAAATTTTACGCACCCATTCCAACAGGCACTCATTTTAAGGCTGCAAATTTAATTAATTTTCCTTAATCTACAATCTTATTACTAAAAAAAGAACCAATTAGTACCCGAAAAAAAATTAAGCCCTCCAAATAAAGGCGTGCCGGCCTTTGCGACAACAAAAAGAGCGGCGTGTACGGGTTTATGCCCAACCGTTTTGCAACCGTTCCGTTTCCGAACCCCAAAACACCAATAAACCTTGGCCGAAGATGCCTCCACCCCAGACAAACAACCGATAGGGCTTTAAACCTCCGCTTTAGTCACAATCATAGGTGAGAACCACATCCGTTTCCATTTCCAATATCAGCCTCTCAAAAATATTGTTGATATCAAATTTTTCCTTATCTGAACATTGGGAAAAATACGGACCATTAAACTCTTCTTCCTTTTCCTCGTAGGTAACCAAGTACTCCTGGGCAATTTCCCTCTGTTCCTGGCATTGTTCCAATGTATAAAAAGTACCATCGGGGTTTCTTACTTCCGCAATTTCCGCATAATAAGCCTCTTCCGTTTCTTCAAGATATCTCATCATGGCCGCCGCACAATTCGACACTTCGTCTTCTTTTTCATCATCTTCGATACACCCCATATTTAGAATTATCAATAGTAATGGGAACAACAATCTCGTTTTCATTTTTTAGAATTTATAACATTAGTACTTATTTGAACTCTTACTCATTTTTCTTCTACCCATGCCATATAAAAACAGACCGTTACCTCTTTTCAAACTCCCTTTGGCCTTATCAGGTCGGTTCGGCGACATCCCAAACCTTGGCACGCCTATCGCCGGCCCTATGGCGCCTCGTTAAAGCATCCGTCCGCATAGGTATTACCTGCCGTCCCGACCTCATCCAAAAGAGACGGTTCGGGCAGCATGGCCGACAGAACGATTATGGTGAAGTGACGCCCATAAAAGAGCCCTTCACGAAATTCGGCACCATTTTACCCTATCTAGGGCTATAGAATAACACATTGAAGATTTACGGTCGGGGGAACCGTTGAAGAAAATCCCCATTTTGTTTACGGAATAGAAGGAACATTTTCTTTTTCTATCCTATCTTTGTCGAGCAAAACACATAAACAATTGTTTTTAAGACGGTTACGGCTTACGATAAAAATACATAAAAACCTAGATTTCAATCCAAATTAAGATTTTAATCACCCACAATGTAACAAAAAGATGGTTTAAATCACATATATAACCGTACAACAACCTAAATACACTAAAATGGAAGAAATCCAAGCAAAAACAGGAAAGTTTGCCCTTAATCATGGTCTAATAGTAGGTGTTATTGGTATAGCCTTCGCTATTATGCTTTACACTATGGATATGCACTATGAGCGTGGCATCGCCGTTCAAGGTACCCAAACATTGATTTTGATAGCAGGTATCGTATTGGGCGTCTATCAGTTCAGGAAAGCCAATTCAGGCTTTTTAACCATCTCGGAAGCTTTAAAGGTAGGGGCCGGCGTTGCCCTTATAGCCGCAATTATGGGACTACTCTATTTTTATGTTTTTTCAAATTTTGTAGAGCCCGATTTTATGGACCATATGTACGAGATCGGAAAACAACAGGCTTTGGAAAACAACCCGAAGCTGACCGAGGAACAGCTTAACCAAGGTATCGAGATGCAAAAACAGTTCGCTTGGATGAACTACCCTATCATTCTGATCATGAACATTCTCATTGGTTTGGTCGTAGGCCTTGTGGTGGGTCTTATTTTAAAGAAAGACAAACCCACGTATTAGATACCCTTTTTAAAAATTATGTGTCCACTCCCCTAAAAAATCATACAATTCACTAAAGACCAATTAGTTAATTCATTTATCTTTTTAAATATTCTATATGTGGCCCCATTAAGGGACGATAAAGAAGGCTTATACCTGAAAAGTTTGAATGACTTCTAGATCAAAATTGTATTTTTGGTCTGATTTATAGAAACTGTGAATGGATCTATCCATAATAATACCCTTACTTAACGAAGAAGAATCTTTAAAAGAACTCCATGATTGGATCGTAAAAGTCATGCGCTCCAATCAATTCACCTATGAGATTCTTTTTATTGACGATGGCAGTACCGATGGCTCTTGGAAGACCATTACGGAGCTCTCCCATTCGAACCCTAACGTAAAGGGCATACGGTTCAATACGAATTTCGGAAAATCACAGGCGCTTCACGCCGGTTTTAAAGCGGCCAAAGGCAATGTGGTCATAACTATGGATGCCGACCTGCAAGACAATCCTGAAGAAATTCCCGAACTGTACCGATTGATAAAAGAAGACAAGTTCGATTTGGTATCGGGCTGGAAGAAGAAACGATATGATTCGGTACTCTTCAAGAATATGCCTTCCAAACTGTTCAACTGGGCAGCTAGACAAACCTCAGGCGTAAAGTTGCACGATTTCAATTGCGGTTTAAAGGCTTTTGACCAAAAAGTCATCAAAAGCATTGAGGTTTCGGGCGAAATGCACCGCTATATTCCGGTTTTGGCAAAAAATGCAGGCTATGGCAACATAGGCGAAAAAATAGTTAAGCATCAGGCCCGAAAATACGGCAAGACCAAATTTGGCATGGAACGCTTTATAAACGGTTTTTTAGACCTCTTGACCATATGGTTCGTCTCTAAATTCGGACGCCAGCCCATGCATTTGTTCGGGGCCTTGGGCGTTCTTATGTTCATTATAGGTTTCGGCTTCGCCATTTACCTCGGTATCGATAAACTTTTTATCAACCCGTACGGTCGGCTCATTACCGATCGCCCCCAATTTTTTATTGCACTTACCGCAATGATAATTGGCACCCAGTTATTTTTGGCTGGATTTTTAGGCGAAATTTTAATAAGATCACGAAAAAACGAGACGCGTTATACCATTTCCGAAGAAATATACCCAGAGCAAAAAGCAAATGAATATTCTTCGTAATTTTATGCGCTAATTAACATACTTAATATAGACACTACTATGGACGCCATTCTAAATACCGCCAAATCTTGGTTGACCGATTTTTTTGACCCAGAAGTAAAAAAAGAGGTCCAAAACCTAATCGACAACGATACCGATGAACTGAAAGACCGTTTTTACAAGCATATGGAATTCGGAACCGGTGGTATGCGCGGAGTTATGGGAGTCGGCACCAACAGAATAAACAAATACACCTTGGGGAAAAGCACCCAGGGCCTAAGCAACTACTTAAAAAAGACCTATACCGACGAAGATATCAAAGTGGTTATTGCCTTCGATTGCCGTCACAATAGCGACACCTTGGCAAGAACCGTGGCAGAAGTACTTTCGGCAAACGGTATCAAGGTCTTCCTTTTTTCGGAACTTCGCACAACCCCCGAACTTTCGTTTGCCGTTAGGCATTTAGGCTGCCATGCAGGCATCGTTTTGACCGCATCGCACAACCCGCCCGAATACAACGGTTACAAGGTATATTGGACCGATGGGGGGCAAATTGTGCCGCCACAGGACGGCGAGATAATTGCCGAAATCAATTCCCTTTCTTTTGAGGACATCAATTTTGAGGCAAACAATGCGCTCATTGAGCTTATAGATAAAGACGTAGACGAGGCTTTCATTAAGGAATCCGTTGCCAACGGAAATTTTAACGCTGCCGGTAAAGACGATTTTAAAATTGTTTTTACTTCGCTTCACGGTACATCTATCACCGCTATTCCCGAAGTCTTAAAAAGGGCCGGTTATAAGAACGTGACCATAATAGAGGAACAGGCCAAGCCCGACGGAAACTTCCCTACCGTAAAATCACCGAACCCTGAAGAGCCGGAAGCACTGTCTATGGCCGTTGCCAAAGCGGAAGAAATCGGTGCGGACATGGTAGTAGGTACGGACCCCGATAGCGACCGTTTAGGTATAGCGGTTCGAAACCTTGACGGAAAAATGGAAATCGTCAACGGCAACCAAGCCATGATCTTGATGACCAAGTTCCTCTTGGAACAACAAAGACGAAAAGGCTTTAAGGGCAATGAATTTATAGCCACCACCATTGTTTCCACCCCTATGATGGAAGCCATGGCCAAAGCATATGGCGTAGAGTTCAAGACTGCCCTGACCGGTTTTAAATGGATCGGAAAAATGATAAAAGATTTCCCCGAGTCGAATTTTATCGGTGGCGGTGAAGAAAGCTTTGGTTATATGGTAGGCGATTTTGTACGTGACAAAGATGCCGTTACCTCTACCCTATTGGCATGTGAGATTGCTGCTCAAGCCAAAGCGGATGGAAGCTCTTTTTACAAAAAATTGATCGACTGTTATGTTGATTACGGTTTCTACAAAGAGAAGCTGATCTCCATTACCAAAAAAGGGATGAGCGGTGCCGAGGAAATCAAACAAATGCTGAAGGATTTCAAGGAAAACCCTGTTTCTTCCGTGGCCGGTTCAAAGGTAAAATGGATCGAAGATTACAACACTTCCATCGCCAAGAACGTACTTACAGGTGAAGAAAAGACAATCGACATTCCAAAATCGAACGTACTGATCTACGAAACCGAAGATGGCACACGTATTGCCGCAAGACCAAGTGGAACCGAACCTAAGGTAAAGTTTTATATCAGCACGAATACGAAATTGGAAAAAGCGGAAGATTTCAAAAAAGTCTCAAAAGAATTGGATGATAAAATCCAAAACATTCTTACAGAGCTTAATCTCGGTTAATGGAATATTTCAAAAAAATCCTTCGTTTTGCAAAGCCTTATAGCAAATACGGATATCTAAATATTTTTTTTAACATCCTCTACGCATTGTTCAGTGCCCTTTCGTTTGCGGCACTGATTCCAATGCTCGATGTCTTGTTCAAGCCTGAAAACAGGGTTTTGCAAGAACCTGTGTACACAGGTATGGGCAGTTTAAAGGATTATCTTCAGGCCTACATCAATTTCAGGGTTAATGAATATTCCGGTGATGACGAGATGAAAGGACTGATATTGGTCATTGGCCTGGTACTCGTGCTTTTCCTTCTAAAGAATTTTTTCAATTATTTGGCCATGTACTTCATTACCTTTCTAAGGAACGGCGTACTGAAAGACATTCGCAACAAGATGTACAAAAAAATTGTTGAGCTGCCCATCTCTTTTTATTCCGAAAAAAGAAAGGGTGATGTTATTGCCCGTATCACCTCAGACGTTCTTGAGATTCAACATTCCTTTCTTTCGGTCTTGGAACTGATCGTACGAGAACCCTTGACCATATTGTTTACCATCATTATCATGTTTGGTATCAGCACCAAGCTGACCATTTTTGTTTTTGTATTCATACCTATTGCGGGCACCATCATCTCAAGGATCGGTAAATCGTTAAAGAAAAAATCGGACCGCGTACAAAAAGAACAAGGCGAATTCCTTTCCATTGTTGAGGAAACCTTGGGCGGACTCCGTGTGATAAAGGCTTTTAACTCGGAATCTTATTTTTCACGTGTTTTCGAAAAATCGACCAACAGGTTCTTTCGCTTTTCAAACTCTCTTTTAAACCGACAAAACCTAGCCTCGCCCACCGGTGAATTTTTGGGTATTTTGGTCATAGGCGTACTCCTATGGTTCGGTGGAAAGATGGTCTTGGTCGACAAAACCTTAGACCCCTCTTCATTCATTGCCTATATGGGACTGGCTTATAACATCTTGACGCCCGCAAAAGCCATCAGTAAAGCTTCCTATGGCGTAAAGAAAGGGAATGCCGCCGCTGAAAGGGTCTTAGAGATATTAGAGACCGAAAACCCAATTGTAGACAAAATCGATGCCGTAAACAAACCTAGTTTTGACAGCGGTATAACCCTTGAGGATATTTCCTTTAAATATGAAGATGAATACGTACTCAAAAACTTCAACCTTTCCGTTCCCAAAGGCGACACGGTAGCCTTGGTAGGGCAGTCAGGAAGTGGCAAAAGTACCATCGCCAATCTCATTACCCGGTTCTACGATGTGAACGAAGGTTCCATTTTAATCGATGGGCACAACATCAAGGACATCTCTAAAAAATCATTACGTGGCCTTATGGGCCTCGTTACCCAAGATTCCATTTTATTCAATGATACGGTAGCCCACAATATTGCTTTAGGGAAGGAAAACGCTACCCAAGAAGAGATCATTGAAGCGGCAAAAATCGCCAATGCCCACGAATTTATTGTCGAGCTTCCCAATGGCTACGACACCAATATAGGCGATAGCGGAAACAAGTTGAGTGGCGGGCAAAAGCAACGCCTATCCATTGCCAGGGCCGTACTGAAGAATCCGCCCATCATGATACTCGACGAGGCCACCTCGGCCCTCGATACCGAGAGCGAACGCTTGGTACAAGATGCGCTCGAAAAAATGATGCGCAACAGAACATCCATAGTGATTGCCCATAGGTTATCGACCATTCAAAATGCCAATACCATCGTCGTACTTCAAAAAGGCGTAATCGTAGAACAAGGCTCACACGACGAGCTTCTTGCAAAGAATGGCACCTATAAAAAACTGGTGCAAATGCAATCTTTGGGCTAGGCCATTAAACCTTTTCTTAAATTTATAGTCTTAACTATACATTTTAAGCCCGAAACATTTGATTGCAGAGGAAACCTTAGTAAATCAGTTACAGCGAGCAGAAACCCAGGCCAGCGCCTTTGGGGTGCTTGTAGATACCTACAAAGAAAGGTTGTACTGGCATATACGTAGAATTGTGTTGAACCACGACGATACCGATGATATTCTGCAGAATACCTTTATCAAGGTTTACAAAAACATTTCAAATTTTAAGGGCGACAGTAAGTTATATTCTTGGATGTACAGGATAGCGACCAACGAAGCCCTCTCCTTTCTCAAGAATAAATCAAGAATGATGGGTGTCGGTGACAGCGA is from Zobellia galactanivorans and encodes:
- a CDS encoding RNA polymerase sigma factor is translated as MIAEETLVNQLQRAETQASAFGVLVDTYKERLYWHIRRIVLNHDDTDDILQNTFIKVYKNISNFKGDSKLYSWMYRIATNEALSFLKNKSRMMGVGDSELQDRLVENLKADVYFEGEEIQLKLQRAIATLPEKQKLVFNMKYFQELKYEEISEILETSVGGLKASYHLATKKIEAYLKEQKEYL